In the Deltaproteobacteria bacterium genome, one interval contains:
- the sppA gene encoding signal peptide peptidase SppA: protein MILQGCVAPNVKLFTDAQDPLRERLLSGKSAQKVLIIPVKGKISDAPQEGMLRSKPSMMQELVSQLDMAAKDPKVRAVVLVVNSPGGSAMASDIIYKELTDFKEKTGAKLVVSMLDLAASGGYYISLPADWIVAHPITVTGSVGVIMARARVTGLMDKLGLDVTAHTSGRNKDMGSPFRPATDEEKALFQDITDDMAARFMGLVKERRRLTTEAAAEVSTARIFTAARARELNLIDEVGYMKDAIAKARSLAGLPEDAKVVAYRRADYPDDNVYNPSTMSAPARASLVDLGIPPLAPASLSPGFYYMWLPGAE, encoded by the coding sequence TTGATTCTTCAGGGATGCGTGGCCCCCAACGTGAAACTTTTCACCGACGCCCAGGACCCATTGCGGGAGCGCCTGCTTTCCGGCAAGTCCGCCCAAAAGGTGCTCATCATACCGGTCAAGGGCAAAATCTCCGACGCCCCCCAGGAGGGAATGCTGCGCTCCAAGCCCAGCATGATGCAGGAACTCGTCTCCCAGCTTGACATGGCGGCCAAAGACCCCAAGGTCCGGGCAGTGGTTCTTGTGGTGAACTCGCCGGGCGGAAGCGCCATGGCCTCCGACATCATCTACAAGGAACTCACCGACTTCAAGGAAAAGACCGGGGCCAAGCTCGTGGTGTCCATGCTGGACCTGGCCGCTTCGGGCGGCTACTACATAAGCCTTCCTGCGGACTGGATCGTGGCCCATCCCATAACCGTCACCGGCTCGGTGGGCGTCATAATGGCCCGCGCCCGCGTCACCGGCCTCATGGACAAGCTGGGCCTGGACGTCACCGCCCACACCTCAGGCCGCAACAAGGACATGGGCTCGCCTTTCAGGCCCGCCACGGACGAGGAAAAGGCCCTGTTCCAGGATATAACCGACGACATGGCCGCGCGTTTCATGGGACTCGTGAAGGAGCGCCGCAGGCTCACCACCGAAGCCGCAGCCGAGGTCTCCACCGCCCGCATTTTCACAGCCGCGCGGGCAAGGGAACTGAACCTAATAGATGAAGTGGGCTACATGAAAGACGCCATCGCCAAGGCCAGGTCCCTTGCCGGACTGCCGGAGGACGCAAAGGTGGTGGCCTACCGCCGGGCGGACTACCCGGACGACAACGTCTACAACCCTTCCACCATGAGCGCACCCGCAAGGGCCTCCCTGGTGGACCTGGGGATTCCGCCCCTGGCCCCGGCCAGTCTCTCGCCGGGCTTCTACTATATGTGGCTTCCAGGCGCTGAGTAG
- a CDS encoding transglutaminase domain-containing protein — MKRSARFFFLALIPAFFGLYGEALAETYLLNGGQTAEINYMMVQEVEPHPGIKTLTLKFAVPRGFDSATYSQAVREEGFYFYPQPASQRRVTDQRGNEFVEAVFNEPQSTIRSTVRFVAENTVKLDTLETKAPFPVAEVPEEVRPFLTPTRLVQSEDPVVAAKALELTRQAKTEYDAVSSILTWLVDYMRYESRPQSRDALSALSSGRGNCQNYAHLAAGLMRSVGIPVRIVTGVTLKWPYRVKAKNAIITMNMAMGRHAWIEVYFPDLGWVPFNPQNSVLFVSNRFIRMESGRDNDEAAKDGFIQWTQPKGTTGQPRPSEIFHVDFLEDRVDMRADKAGYGPRALYLTPNVEGTFAKVKAAAAAGPVFACPVALPPASALSTPVAFGNMDFPEGLDFATWQGEPVIAEDGSLSYPRTFLAETAEYVTTKGEQYAQAFVTDQPLKLSEAGLALHSFGGEGQIWLELYRDAKNAPGELIGTSEVAEVERIPYKPGYNWENFNFAGDVVLGPGQYWLALGFTGSPIVNWFYTYGTPVGPQDGTRMKSMFAPDWKTVLANEFNYRIKGLTTE, encoded by the coding sequence ATGAAACGTTCCGCACGGTTCTTTTTTTTGGCCCTGATCCCCGCGTTTTTCGGCCTTTACGGCGAAGCCCTTGCCGAAACCTACCTTCTTAACGGCGGCCAGACGGCAGAGATCAATTACATGATGGTGCAGGAGGTGGAGCCGCATCCTGGGATAAAGACATTAACCTTGAAGTTCGCCGTGCCGCGAGGCTTCGACTCTGCCACCTACAGCCAAGCGGTGAGGGAGGAGGGATTTTACTTCTACCCTCAGCCTGCATCCCAAAGGCGGGTGACGGACCAGCGCGGAAACGAATTCGTGGAGGCCGTGTTCAACGAGCCTCAATCCACCATACGCAGCACGGTGCGCTTCGTGGCCGAAAACACGGTGAAGCTGGACACCCTGGAAACCAAGGCGCCCTTTCCCGTGGCCGAGGTCCCGGAGGAGGTCCGGCCCTTCCTGACCCCCACCCGTCTGGTCCAGAGCGAGGACCCTGTGGTGGCGGCCAAGGCCCTTGAGCTTACGAGGCAGGCGAAAACCGAATACGACGCGGTTTCAAGCATCCTCACCTGGCTTGTGGATTACATGCGTTACGAGTCCAGGCCCCAGAGCCGTGACGCCCTAAGCGCCCTTTCCTCCGGGCGCGGCAACTGCCAGAACTACGCCCATCTCGCAGCAGGCCTCATGCGGAGCGTGGGCATTCCGGTAAGGATCGTGACCGGCGTCACCCTGAAATGGCCCTACCGGGTGAAGGCCAAAAACGCCATCATCACCATGAACATGGCAATGGGCCGCCACGCCTGGATAGAGGTCTATTTTCCCGATCTCGGCTGGGTCCCCTTCAATCCGCAGAACTCTGTGCTTTTCGTCTCCAACCGCTTCATCCGCATGGAATCGGGCCGGGACAACGACGAGGCGGCCAAGGACGGCTTCATCCAGTGGACCCAGCCCAAGGGGACCACCGGCCAGCCCAGGCCCTCGGAAATCTTCCACGTGGATTTTCTGGAGGACCGGGTGGACATGCGGGCCGACAAGGCCGGTTACGGCCCCCGCGCCCTTTATCTCACCCCGAACGTGGAGGGCACCTTCGCCAAGGTGAAGGCCGCAGCAGCCGCAGGCCCGGTCTTCGCCTGCCCGGTCGCCCTTCCGCCCGCCTCGGCCCTGTCAACCCCGGTGGCCTTCGGAAACATGGATTTCCCGGAGGGGCTCGATTTCGCAACCTGGCAGGGCGAGCCCGTGATTGCGGAGGACGGCTCCCTGAGCTACCCCCGGACCTTTCTGGCGGAGACCGCCGAATACGTCACAACCAAGGGCGAGCAGTACGCCCAGGCCTTCGTGACCGACCAGCCGCTGAAACTTTCCGAGGCGGGCCTGGCCCTTCACAGCTTCGGCGGCGAGGGCCAGATATGGCTTGAGCTTTACAGGGACGCCAAAAACGCGCCGGGCGAGCTGATCGGCACCAGCGAGGTGGCCGAGGTGGAGCGCATACCCTACAAGCCGGGCTACAACTGGGAGAACTTCAACTTCGCAGGGGACGTGGTGCTTGGTCCGGGCCAGTACTGGCTTGCCCTGGGCTTCACCGGAAGCCCCATCGTGAACTGGTTCTACACCTACGGCACACCGGTGGGCCCCCAGGACGGAACCAGGATGAAAAGCATGTTCGCGCCGGATTGGAAAACGGTCCTGGCCAACGAGTTCAATTACAGGATAAAGGGGCTTACCACCGAATAA